TCTCCGCCCGCGGCGGGGACGGCTACCCGTTCGGGGACGCCGAGTTCACCCCGGTCGGCAAGACCTACCAGCAGGCGCTCTCGGAGTACCTCACCGAGGGGCTGGACGGGCTGGTCACCGCGCAGCGGTACCCGGTGGGCGGCACCGGCCGGATCACGCCGGTCGGCTGAACCGTACCGGCGCGACGCCCGCCCGGCGTGGCGGGCGTCGCGTTCCGGTTTGCCCATGGCCGGTTACCGGGCAGTATGAGGGCGAATTCTGCACAGCGCGCTGGCTCAAAGGAGTGTCCGCCATGCCCGAAGCCGTCATCGTGTCCGCCGCCCGTTCCCCGATCGGGCGGGCCAACAAAGGCTCACTGGCGGAAATGCGCCCGGACGACCTGACGGTCCAGATGGTGCGCGCCGCGCTGGACAAGGTGCCGCAGCTCGATCCGGCCCAGATCGACGACCTGATGCTCGGCTGCGGCCTGCCGGGCGGTGAGTCCGGCTTCAACATGGGCCGCATCGTGGCCGTGCTGCTCGGCTACGACCACCTGCCCGGCACCACGATCACCCGGTACTGCTCCTCCAGCCTGCAGACCACCCGGATGGCGCTGCACGCGATCAAGGCAGGCGAGGGGGACGTGTTCGTCTCCGCGGGTGTGGAGGCGGTGTCCCGCTTCGCCAAGGGCAGCTCCGACTCGCTGCCGGACACGCACAACCCGGTCTTCGCCGAGGCCGAGTCCCGCACGGCGCGGGTCGCCGAGGAGGGCGCCGCGGACTGGACCGACCCGAGGGAGAACGGCGCCCTGCCGGACGCCTACATCGCGATGGGCCAGACCGCGGAGAACCTGGCCCGGTTGAAGGGCGTGTCCAGGGAGGAGATGGACGAGTTCGGGGTGCGCTCGCAGAACCTCGCCGAGCAGGCCATCGCCGACGGTTTCTGGGCCAAGGACATCACCCCGGTGACCCTGCCGGACGGCAGCACGGTCGCCAAGGACGACGGCCCGCGCG
The sequence above is drawn from the Amycolatopsis aidingensis genome and encodes:
- a CDS encoding acetyl-CoA C-acetyltransferase, giving the protein MPEAVIVSAARSPIGRANKGSLAEMRPDDLTVQMVRAALDKVPQLDPAQIDDLMLGCGLPGGESGFNMGRIVAVLLGYDHLPGTTITRYCSSSLQTTRMALHAIKAGEGDVFVSAGVEAVSRFAKGSSDSLPDTHNPVFAEAESRTARVAEEGAADWTDPRENGALPDAYIAMGQTAENLARLKGVSREEMDEFGVRSQNLAEQAIADGFWAKDITPVTLPDGSTVAKDDGPRAGVTLEGVAGLKPVFRPDGRITAGNCCPLNDGAAALVIMSDTKAKELGITPLARIVSTGVTGLSPEIMGYGPVEASRQALARAGMSIGDIDLVEINEAFAAQVIPSYRDLGIDLDRLNVNGGAIAVGHPFGMTGARITSTLINSLRHHDKQWGLETMCVGGGQGMAMVLERLS